TGTAGACGTAATGCCAACGGTGCCGTCTTGGTTCCAGACCCTCACAGTCACTGCCGATCGATTAGATGCTTTTACCTGCTTAGGCTCACCCATGTCTACTTGCACACTATTGCGATCAATAGTTTCTCCATAGATATCGAACTTTTTAATCCCAAGTTTCTGGGCACTGTCATGGGCTGACGTTGCTAGGTCATCAATGTTCAACATGGTTGTCCTGTTGCGAGTGACATTCTTTCCCTATTATGCGGAATTTTCACCAAAACCGCCGTGTGACTGAGAGTTTCCTAAATCAGGCTTCAACTGGTGCCGACGCTTCAGCTACAGCCGCGGGTTCTTCCTGAGACACAAGCGTCTCCGGGGATCCCTCTGCTACCGGTGCAGGTTCCTCGCTAGCAGCAGGTGCCTCTTCTGCAGGTGCTTCAGCTACCAGTGCAGGTTCCTCCGCAGCGGGCACTTCCTCGGCTACGGGTGCCTCTTCCGCAGGTGCT
This genomic window from Cyanobacteriota bacterium contains:
- a CDS encoding ribonuclease E, whose product is PAEEAPAASEEPAPIAEEAPAMEEPAPVAEAPAASEEPATEAPAPVAEAPAEEAPVAEEVPAAEEPALVAEAPAEEAPAASEEPAPVAEGSPETLVSQEEPAAVAEASAPVEA